The stretch of DNA cctaatatttataaaactgtaatttttttcaagTTTCATCAGTGCAGACtctgttattgtcttaaacaggATAAGAcccaaattttatattatttggtGTGGACgaaaaatatgtagtatcagttacttctaattttttttaataaatttaaaacggagcttttactaacaaaaataaaaaaaaaattacgattttataaatattaggtACTTatgttactaaaaaaattattgaatttatacggcttaaaaatttaaaaatttaaataattatgccgctatttactaaaaaaaaaaaaaatatttatgaaaacaCGAATATACGAATTCCTTAGAGCCAATTTCCAAACGCTTGATCCTCTCTTTTAACCACACACCTCTCACGCGCTAAACGCCTCGCGTGTGCTCACttgaagaaaaatataaaaacattattttttttttgcttctttttctttttcctttttttttttgggttttcttTGTTCTGTAAATCCCAGCATTACAATATCGGCGTTTCTGCTTGTGTTTCCCTTTCCAGAGTCTCTGCTAGGGTTTTACAGAGTCACGaatcattcttcttcttcttcgtttgTTCGCCTAACTCGGATTCATCACTCACTATTGTCCCGAGCCAACTCGCTCCAAGTAAGcggtttttgtttttctttttgtttcgtATTTTCTACAGTATGCTATCTAACAGTTGAATCTTATTGGATTATGGATCTGTGTATTGAGATCCATGATATGTGAATACTTTGAATATTAACGAGATcgcttttgtatctgattttcatTGTTGTGTATGTTTGATTGCGGTAAAATGGTTAcaaatgtattaaaaaaaaagatatttgatTTATAAGAAAATCTGATTCGAAAATGGTCACTTGGATTTTAACAATTGATGGTGGAGAACGTTTTGAGTTTTTTAGTTTTGGAATTAGGGCGCGAGAAAGTGATACCTTTAGGGTTGCTAGTTCCCTTTTACTTTTTTCGAtgttttttaagtatttattattggaGCAATGGGATATAGTCACTTATTCAGTTTATCATATGATAAAATTTGCTCATGATTTATGAAACGATTAATTGATGGTGTTTTCTTTTTTCCAACATAGATCTTTAGTTTATTAGTTTAGGTTCTGTTTTGATGGTAAAACAATAAGTTTGAcgataaaagagaaaataattttttagcttCTCATTAATTTTGACTTCATGCCAAAAAGATTGATTTTTTTTGACAGTTTAATCACTGAGTTTTTTTTTGATTGATTTAGGATTTGGGAGTAagagaaaatgaaaaagaaatgcCTCTATTCTTTTTTTGTTCTCATGAATTATGGgtattatctatttttttttctcttataaTCTTATTTGGTTGGTTAGAAGAGGATTTAGTATATGATCTTTGCTATAATTCATTGACGGCTCCAATCACTTGGTTGATTTTCTATTGAGTTAGGATTTGGAGGAAGAAAGACGATTTTTTAACTCATCAACAACTGTCTACATTTTAAGGATTTTACAAGAaatcatttattatattaaactctTACTCATTTGTGTAACAGGAATTTAGTATACAACTTATTTTCCTTGTTTCTTATCCTAATTCTATGTTATACTGAATTCATGAATTTTGCCATCTATATGAAGCTCTAGTTGTCTAGATTTCCATCAGTCTGTACTTTCGTATCTCAGTGTGTGCGTGTGTCTATGATTTAATTCCTTGCAATACAAGTGGAATCTAGTTAAAATGGATGTTGTTACTGTTTTGGTTACTTGATTGAGTTTTTAGTAACTTGATAATcttatatttacatttttttccTTGGTTATAATTTTCTGTTGAAAAATGACCAATGTTTAATACTATATAGCTACATGTTTGATCTTTTACATTTGTGCATTGCAATATAATATGGCTTGTTAGAATATAGTGATAATAGCACTAGCTGTAAGATCTGTGCATCCTTTAAAGTTTAATCCAACTAAGTTGctgtaatttaaaaaatacatatttcagGTTCAAATGGCAATGGAAGTCACACAAATACTTTTAAATGCACAGGCCGTGGATAGTAGCGTACGTAATCATGCAGAAGAAAATCTTAAACAATTTCAAGAGCAAAATCTTCCAAGCTTTTTGCTTTCACTTGCTGGGGAGTTGGCAAACGATGAGAAGCCTGCCGAGAGTCGTAAATTAGCTGGTTTGATACTTAAGAATGCTTTGGACGCAAAGGAACACAACAGGAAGCTTGAACTTGTACAAAGATGGTTATCGTTGGACCAAACTGTAAAAGCCCATGTTAAAGCATGCTTATTAAAGACTCTCACCTCTCCCGCCCTTGAGGCTCGGTCAACTGCATCCCAAGTCATTGCAAAGGTTGCTAGCATTGAGTTGCCACACAAACAATGGCCTGAACTAATAGAAGCTTTGTTGTCAAATACTCACCAGCTTCCGGCTCACACGAGGCAGGCAACTTTGGAAACTCTTGGCTACATTTGTGAGGAAGTCTCTCCTGATGTGATAGAGCAAGCTCAAGTGAATAAGATACTAACAGCTGTTGTTCAGGGCATGAATGCATCTGAGAGTAACAATGATGTCAGACTTGCTGCTACTCGAGCATTGTATAATGCTTTGGGTTTTGCTCAGGCAAATTTTTCTAATGACATGGAACGAGATTATATTATGAGAGTTGTTTGTGAGGCCACTCTCTCTCCTGAATTGAGGATTCGGCAGGCAGCCTTTGAGTGTTTAGTTGCTATATCTTCAACTTACTATGAACGGTTGGCTCCTTATATTCAGGATATTTTTAACATTACAGCGAAGGCTATCAAGGAAGATGAAGAACCTGTTGCACTACAAGCCGTTGAGTTTTGGAGTTCGATTTGTGATGAGGAGATAGATATCTTAGAAGAGTACGGAGGGGAGTTTAGTGGAGACTCTGATGTTCCATGCTTTTATTTTGTAAAGCAGGCTCTCCCGGCTCTTGTGCCATTGCTGTTGGAAACTTTACTTAAGCAAGAAGAAGATCAGGATCAGGATGAAGGGGCTTGGAATATTGCAATGGCTGGAGGCACATGCTTGGGTTTGGTTGCACGAACAGTTGGTGATGATGTAGTCCCATTGGTAATGCCATTTATTGAGGAGAACATTGCAAAACCAGATTGGAGACAAAGAGAAGCAGCCACTTATGCATTTGGTTCGATTCTAGAAGGCCCATCCCCAGACAAGCTCATGCCTCTTGTTAATGTAGCTCTGACCTTTATGCTTAATGCCCTGATGAATGATCCAAACAATCATGTGAAAGACACTACTGCATGGACCCTTGGAAGAATTTTTGAGTTTATGCATGTATCAATCTCGGAGACACCAATAATTACTCAAGCAAATTGCCAACAGATTATGACAGTCCTTCTTCAGAGCATGAATGATGTGCCTAATGTTGCTGAGAAAGCTTGTGGTGCTTTGTATTTCTTAGCTCAGGGTTATGAGGATGTGGAACAATCTTCCTCCCCGTTGACTCCGTTCTTTCAAGATATTATTCAGGCTCTTCTCAATGTGACTCATCGGGCTGATTCTGGAGAGTCGCGTCTTCGAACAGCAGCCTATGAGACTTTAAACGAAGTTGTCAGGTGTTCCACTGACGATACAGCTCCAATAGTGTTACAGTTGGTTCCTGTCATTATTCGGGAGCTAGATCAGACATTTACTGCACAGTGTAATTCAtctgaagagagagagaaacgcAATGAACTACAAGGTCTTCTCTGTGGTTGCTTGCAGGTCATGATTCAGAAGCTAGGTTCATCGGAACCAACCAAGAGTAATTTTTTGCATCATGCTGACCAGATGATGACCCTGTTTCTGAGAGTATTCGGTAGTAAAAGTGCCACAGCACACGAGGAGGCTATGCTTGCCATTGGAGCTCTTGCTTATTGTGCAGGCACTGACTTCGCCAAGTACATGCAGGAGTTCTATAAATACTTGGAAATGGGTCTGCAAGATTTTGAGGACTACCAGGTCTGCGCCATTACGGTTGGTGTGGTGGGGGATATTTGCAGAGCTCTAGAAGGTGGTATATTGCCTTATTGTGATGGGATAATGACTCAACTCCTGAAGAATTTGTCCAGCAACCAGTTGCACCGTTCGGTGAAGCCTCCCATCTTTTCATGCTTTGGTGACATTGCTTTGGCAATTGGAGAGAATTTTGAGAAGTACTTGGTTTACTCAATGCCCATGCTTCAGGGTGCTGCAGAACTATCTGTCAATACTTCTGGGGCTGATGATGACATGATAGAGTACACCAATACTTTGAGGAATGGAATTTTGGAGGCATACTCTGGGATCTTTCAGGGATTCAAAGGATCCGCAAAGATCCAACTGTTGATGCCTTTTGCGCCTCATGTCCTGCAGTTCTTGGACAGTCTGTTTATGGAGAAAGACATGTATGCTCAGTTTTATTTGTGTACATCTTGTTCATAACAGTGatttcttttccttttatatAATCATTACTACTATTGTTTCTCATGCTTTCTGCTACTTCTTTCAGGGACGACGTGGTGACCAAGACAGCCATTGGGGTCCTTGGTGATCTAGCCGATACACTGGGTAGTAATGCTGGTATCTTGATTCAGCAATCACTGTCCAGCAAAGACTTTCTAAATGAATGTTTGACATCAGATGATCATTTGATTAAGGAATCTGCTGAGTGGGCCAAGTTGGCCATAAGTCGTGCAATTTCTTTTTGAGGCTGCTGGTACTtgccatatttttcttttctctgcATGCATTGGGTGTCTAGAGTTGGAGTCTGGGATTGCATACCATGAGTCAGGTCATCacatttttgggaaaatgacGTTGTTTGGGTCGGTCGGTGGCAAGGGCAGTATTTCAATCAGCAGCTCGGGgtcaattatttataattttccgtTGTCCTTGCATTGCCGTGCAGGAAAGTCAG from Cannabis sativa cultivar Pink pepper isolate KNU-18-1 chromosome 2, ASM2916894v1, whole genome shotgun sequence encodes:
- the LOC115721266 gene encoding importin subunit beta-1: MAMEVTQILLNAQAVDSSVRNHAEENLKQFQEQNLPSFLLSLAGELANDEKPAESRKLAGLILKNALDAKEHNRKLELVQRWLSLDQTVKAHVKACLLKTLTSPALEARSTASQVIAKVASIELPHKQWPELIEALLSNTHQLPAHTRQATLETLGYICEEVSPDVIEQAQVNKILTAVVQGMNASESNNDVRLAATRALYNALGFAQANFSNDMERDYIMRVVCEATLSPELRIRQAAFECLVAISSTYYERLAPYIQDIFNITAKAIKEDEEPVALQAVEFWSSICDEEIDILEEYGGEFSGDSDVPCFYFVKQALPALVPLLLETLLKQEEDQDQDEGAWNIAMAGGTCLGLVARTVGDDVVPLVMPFIEENIAKPDWRQREAATYAFGSILEGPSPDKLMPLVNVALTFMLNALMNDPNNHVKDTTAWTLGRIFEFMHVSISETPIITQANCQQIMTVLLQSMNDVPNVAEKACGALYFLAQGYEDVEQSSSPLTPFFQDIIQALLNVTHRADSGESRLRTAAYETLNEVVRCSTDDTAPIVLQLVPVIIRELDQTFTAQCNSSEEREKRNELQGLLCGCLQVMIQKLGSSEPTKSNFLHHADQMMTLFLRVFGSKSATAHEEAMLAIGALAYCAGTDFAKYMQEFYKYLEMGLQDFEDYQVCAITVGVVGDICRALEGGILPYCDGIMTQLLKNLSSNQLHRSVKPPIFSCFGDIALAIGENFEKYLVYSMPMLQGAAELSVNTSGADDDMIEYTNTLRNGILEAYSGIFQGFKGSAKIQLLMPFAPHVLQFLDSLFMEKDMDDVVTKTAIGVLGDLADTLGSNAGILIQQSLSSKDFLNECLTSDDHLIKESAEWAKLAISRAISF